CCGCCCCGGCCGGCACCTGGCCAAGGGCCGGACCTTCACCACCACGGTGACGTACGGCGGCATACCCAAGCCGCTCAGCGGCCCCATCATCTTCGGCTCCAAGTACGGCTGGATGAAGACCCCCGACGGCGTCTTCGTCGCCTGCGAGCCCAACGCCGCCTCCACCTGGTTCCCCTCCAGCGACCACCCCTCGGACAAGGCGGCGTTCGACGTCCGGATCAAGGCCCCCAAGGGCCTCACCGGCATCTCCAACGGCCGGCTGGTCTCCACCCGCACCCAGGGGTCCAAGACCGTCTCGCACTGGCGGGCCACCCGGCCCATGGCGCCCTACCTCGCCACCGCCACCATCGGGAAGTTCGACGTCCGCACGGGCAGGACCCCCGCCGGCACCCCGATCTACGTGGCCATCGACCCGAAGCTCAAGGGCGACAACCCCGTCGACTTCTACGGGATCACCGCGGAGGCCACCGACTACTGGTCGAAGGTCTTCGGTCCGTACCCCTTCGAGGAGACGGGCGCCATCGTCGACGACATGCCGGACGCCGAGTTCTCGCTGGAGACCCAGACCAAGCCGGTCTACTCGGCGGTCCGGGACGAGGAGACCATCGTCCACGAGCTGGCCCACCAGTGGTTCGGCGACTCCGTCTCGGTGCGCGAGTGGAAGAACATCTGGCTCAACGAGGGCTTCGCCTCCTACTCCGAGTGGCTGTGGGCCGAGCACAAGGGCAAGAAGAGCGCCCACCAGTCCTTCCTGGACGCCTACAACCGCTACGGGGCCGACGACCCGTTCTGGAAGATCGTCGTCGCCGACCCGCAGCGCGACACCATGTTCTC
The window above is part of the Streptomyces syringium genome. Proteins encoded here:
- a CDS encoding M1 family metallopeptidase translates to MALSRRSARHRSTRLLALATAAASVWVISAAPAPVPGAPGVGDSYFPNLGNGGFDVRHYGLDIGYTPDTGRLEGRATITARATKSLSSFHLDLQQLKVTSVEVNGKRAHFTRTGDEINIRPGRHLAKGRTFTTTVTYGGIPKPLSGPIIFGSKYGWMKTPDGVFVACEPNAASTWFPSSDHPSDKAAFDVRIKAPKGLTGISNGRLVSTRTQGSKTVSHWRATRPMAPYLATATIGKFDVRTGRTPAGTPIYVAIDPKLKGDNPVDFYGITAEATDYWSKVFGPYPFEETGAIVDDMPDAEFSLETQTKPVYSAVRDEETIVHELAHQWFGDSVSVREWKNIWLNEGFASYSEWLWAEHKGKKSAHQSFLDAYNRYGADDPFWKIVVADPQRDTMFSRAVYTRGAMALQALRERIGDKAFFKLLPLWTSQHRYGNAEIKQFIALAEKVSGQKLGGLFDTWIGKPGKPALP